The Lysinibacillus irui sequence CTTTAGCGCCGATGGTAGTTGGGGGCTTCCCCCTGTGAGAGTAGGACGTCGCTAGGCAATGAAACAGTCAGCTGTGTGCTGGCTGTTTTTTTATTTACATATAGCTTTTTGTGTTTATTATGTAGATAGTGAGAGATGTTTTTAAATGTCTTAGATTTTAATTACATAGTTAAACAAAGACATTCTCGTATATAAAGCACACTTTTGTGCTATACTAACGCCTTGCCTCTATGCATCACTCACTCTCCATTTCATCCTTTTATTAATTCCTTAAAACCTTTTTCTTTTAAAAATTGCCTTTATATCGAAGATATTTAAATTGAATCGAATGATAACGACAAGAATATGTAAATTTCAGTTCTATTCAGCATTAACCAATCTTATAATATAAAGATTACAGCAAAAAGGAGAGGGAATTTTGTGGATTGATGGAGTTTTTTCTGGTGGAGGCTTGAAGGGTTTTGCACTGGTTGGGGCTTATCAAGTATTAGAAGCAGAGCATTTCCGATTTAAACGTGTAGCTGGTACAAGTGCAGGTGCTATTTTAGCAGCATTTATCGCAGCAGGATATAGTGGCAAAGAAATTGAAATGATGCTAGAAGAGTTGGATATACCTTCACTACTGGATCCAAGAAGAACATTTTTACCTTTCCCTTTTATGAAATGGATAAATGTTTATCATCATTTGGGTCTTTATAAAGGAAAGGCATTGGAAAAATGGTTTTTTAAAAAACTAGCTGATAAAGGTGTCTACACTTTTGGAGATTTACCTAAAGACTCTCTTAAGTTAGTTGCCTCAGATTTAACGAACGGTAGAATGATTGTCCTGCCTGATGATTTACACAAATATCAAATTGAAGCAAAGAATTTTTCAGTTGCTTGTGCATTACGTATGAGTTGTGGTATACCTTTCTTCTTTGAACCAGTTACATTAAAGACGGGTAAAGGTGAATCAGTCATAGTAGACGGTGGTGTTTTAAGTAATTTTCCATTATGGATATTTGACGATAAAGAAGGTCGAAAAGTACGACCTATTTTAGGCCTAAAGCTTAGCAGAAGAAGAGAAGAGCAATGTCCTCAAGAAATTAAAAATGGTTTAAATTTATTTGAAGCACTATTTTCGACTATGAAAGATGCTCATGATGAAAGATATATTTCTAGACGACATGAAAGAGATATTATTTTCATTCCTGTAGAAGATTATAGTGCAACTCAATTTGATTTAAACGAGGAGACAAAAGAAACTCTTTTAGAAATAGGAAGAAACCGTACAATTCAATTTTTACGGAATTGGCCAAGATTAAGATTGTAACTAAATAAAAAAATCATATAAAACTATTGACCAAAAATAAATAGGGTGTTATTATATAAAAGTTGCTGTTGAGATAAGCAGTGACTGAAAGAAATTAAAATAAAAAATAAAATAACTGTTTGACATTATATTTAAAACATGTTATTATATAAAAGTTAGCTCTTAACGAAGAGTTAATAACATGAACCTTGAAAACTGAACAAGCAAAACGTAATCAATAAAGTTTTAAGTAACTAGTTTCGGCTAGTAAACAAAACAAAATTTTGGACATCAAAAATTGATGCCAGCAAAACAATTTGAGCTAATCAAATTTCTTTTTATGGAGAGTTTGATCCTGGCTCAGGACGAACGCTGGCGGCGTGCCTAATACATGCAAGTCGAGCGAACAGAGAAGGAGCTTGCTCCTTTGACGTTAGCGGCGGACGGGTGAGTAACACGTGGGCAACCTACCTTATAGTTTGGGATAACTCCGGGAAACCGGGGCTAATACCGAATAATCTGTTCCACCTCATGGTGGAACACTGAAAGACGGTTTCGGCTGTCGCTATAAGATGGGCCCGCGGCGCATTAGCTAGTTGGTGAGGTAACGGCTCACCAAGGCGACGATGCGTAGCCGACCTGAGAGGGTGATCGGCCACACTGGGACTGAGACACGGCCCAGACTCCTACGGGAGGCAGCAGTAGGGAATCTTCCACAATGGGCGAAAGCCTGATGGAGCAACGCCGCGTGAGTGAAGAAGGTTTTCGGATCGTAAAACTCTGTTGTAAGGGAAGAACAAGTACAGTAGTAACTGGCTGTACCTTGACGGTACCTTATTAGAAAGCCACGGCTAACTACGTGCCAGCAGCCGCGGTAATACGTAGGTGGCAAGCGTTGTCCGGAATTATTGGGCGTAAAGCGCGCGCAGGCGGTCCTTTAAGTCTGATGTGAAAGCCCACGGCTCAACCGTGGAGGGTCATTGGAAACTGGGGGACTTGAGTGCAGAAGAGGAAAGTGGAATTCCAAGTGTAGCGGTGAAATGCGTAGAGATTTGGAGGAACACCAGTGGCGAAGGCGACTTTCTGGTCTGTAACTGACGCTGAGGCGCGAAAGCGTGGGGAGCAAACAGGATTAGATACCCTGGTAGTCCACGCCGTAAACGATGAGTGCTAAGTGTTAGGGGGTTTCCGCCCCTTAGTGCTGCAGCTAACGCATTAAGCACTCCGCCTGGGGAGTACGGTCGCAAGACTGAAACTCAAAGGAATTGACGGGGGCCCGCACAAGCGGTGGAGCATGTGGTTTAATTCGAAGCAACGCGAAGAACCTTACCAGGTCTTGACATCCCGTTGACCACTGTAGAGATATAGTTTCCCCTTCGGGGGCAACGGTGACAGGTGGTGCATGGTTGTCGTCAGCTCGTGTCGTGAGATGTTGGGTTAAGTCCCGCAACGAGCGCAACCCTTGATCTTAGTTGCCATCATTTAGTTGGGCACTCTAAGGTGACTGCCGGTGACAAACCGGAGGAAGGTGGGGATGACGTCAAATCATCATGCCCCTTATGACCTGGGCTACACACGTGCTACAATGGACGATACAAACGGTTGCCAACTCGCGAGAGGGAGCTAATCCGATAAAGTCGTTCTCAGTTCGGATTGTAGGCTGCAACTCGCCTACATGAAGCCGGAATCGCTAGTAATCGCGGATCAGCATGCCGCGGTGAATACGTTCCCGGGCCTTGTACACACCGCCCGTCACACCACGAGAGTTTGTAACACCCGAAGTCGGTGAGGTAACCTTTTGGAGCCAGCCGCCGAAGGTGGGATAGATGATTGGGGTGAAGTCGTAACAAGGTAGCCGTATCGGAAGGTGCGGCTGGATCACCTCCTTTCTAAGGATTATTTCGGAATACAAACCTAGGGTTTGTAAGATTACGTTTTGCGTTCAGTTTTGAAGGTTCATTCTTCCGAATGA is a genomic window containing:
- a CDS encoding patatin-like phospholipase family protein — translated: MWIDGVFSGGGLKGFALVGAYQVLEAEHFRFKRVAGTSAGAILAAFIAAGYSGKEIEMMLEELDIPSLLDPRRTFLPFPFMKWINVYHHLGLYKGKALEKWFFKKLADKGVYTFGDLPKDSLKLVASDLTNGRMIVLPDDLHKYQIEAKNFSVACALRMSCGIPFFFEPVTLKTGKGESVIVDGGVLSNFPLWIFDDKEGRKVRPILGLKLSRRREEQCPQEIKNGLNLFEALFSTMKDAHDERYISRRHERDIIFIPVEDYSATQFDLNEETKETLLEIGRNRTIQFLRNWPRLRL